The following are encoded in a window of Gossypium raimondii isolate GPD5lz chromosome 13, ASM2569854v1, whole genome shotgun sequence genomic DNA:
- the LOC105783778 gene encoding protein SMAX1-LIKE 4 codes for MRSGACTVQQTLTAEAASILKHSLSLARRRGHAQVTPLHVAATLLSTRASLLRRACLKSQQPQLSSSHPLQCRALELCFNVALNRLPTAPGPILHVQPSLSNALVAALKRAQAHQRRGCIEQQQSQQPILTIKVELEQLIISILDDPSVSRVMREAGFSSTVVKANIEDSSSSPSSVFQCYNTTSGSGGIFSSPCSPSQTHFLSYEQNPFFFSPSKKLLTNYIPDSASLKQDIKLVFEVLLRKNKRRNSVIVGDCVSTTESLVSELTSRVEKGDVPDEMKHVRFLKFYFSPMSLKFMKREDVEKHVCDLKRRVDSIVAEGGAIIYTGDLKWTVVEEGEINGYNAADHLVTELGRLISDYYMSNKVWLVATASYQTYLRCQMRQPPLEVQWALQAVSVPTGGLSLSLHASSCHDTKMVFSEMEKKQFEHERLTCCAECSSNYEKDVQSFKSSGGLPPWMHVHGSNNSDSQKDEMVELRRKWNTLCHSLHRGRLNQSQLRSTMYYNNQGYPYGSSFPWWPSQSSGLTDSASISFIDSKPNSVPRFRRQNSCTIELNFGNVSPNLDSFKNTEDKEVKVTLALGSDSPRTSTGLCELLQGNLPWQSEIISSIAEALMGSKKETWLLIEGDDMIGKRRLARVVAEYVLGSPDLLLYMDMKHNNDTTRCNERLKRAFSRDEKVVVMVENVDLADTQCLKLLADRFEGGDGGGSSRSIIILTKSISSSFEEHYAKKDNIVIEMKLNINGSDTNKRKHEWGGSNKTKTPRTEPSSHILDLNMKAADDDEEEEANESGEVSDLTADLHVGFLELIQKRYILNQTESQHKEMKEAFMAKFKRVVEEIFGGENKVSFSIEERVLEGVLVGSSYFVNSLFEKWLKDIFQTGLQNVKKNGGGGGIDEIRLSYGGILEKAMENGYMGSCLPKNIQV; via the exons ATGCGCTCAGGTGCCTGTACGGTTCAGCAGACCCTCACAGCAGAGGCTGCTTCAATATTGAAGCATTCTCTTAGCTTAGCCAGAAGGAGAGGCCATGCACAAGTGACTCCTCTTCATGTGGCTGCCACTTTGTTAAGCACAAGGGCTAGCCTATTAAGAAGGGCTTGTCTTAAATCACAGCAGCCTCAGTTATCTTCCTCACATCCACTTCAATGTAGAGCGCTTGAGCTTTGTTTCAATGTAGCTCTTAATAGGTTACCAACCGCACCAGGACCAATCCTTCATGTTCAACCTTCTTTATCAAATGCTTTAGTTGCTGCACTTAAAAGAGCACAAGCTCATCAAAGAAGGGGTTGTATTGAACAACAACAATCACAACAGCCTATACTCACCATTAAAGTTGAGTTAGAGCAGCTTATTATATCTATTCTTGATGATCCTAGTGTTAGTAGGGTTATGAGAGAAGCTGGTTTTTCAAGCACTGTTGTTAAAGCCAACATTGAAGATTCTTCTTCATCACCTTCATCTGTGTTTCAATGTTATAACACTACTTCTGGTTCTGGTGGTATTTTTTCTTCACCTTGTTCACCTTCTCAAACTCATTTCTTGTCTTATGAACAAaacccatttttcttttcacctTCAAAGAAACTTTTAACCAACTACATACCAGATTCAGCTTCTTTGAAACAAGACATCAAGTTGGTGTTTGAGGTTTTGTTAAGGAAGAACAAGAGGAGGAACAGTGTTATAGTTGGTGATTGTGTGTCTACAACTGAAAGTCTTGTGTCCGAACTAACATCAAGAGTTGAGAAAGGTGATGTTCCAGATGAAATGAAACATGTTCGGttccttaaattttatttctcacCTATGTCTTTAAAGTTCATGAAAAGAGAGGATGTTGAGAAACATGTTTGTGATTTGAAAAGAAGAGTGGATTCCATTGTAGCAGAAGGTGGTGCTATTATTTATACAGGTGATTTAAAATGGACTGTTGTTGAAGAAGGTGAAATCAATGGTTACAATGCAGCTGATCATTTAGTTACTGAACTAGGAAGGTTGATTTCAGATTATTACATGTCAAACAAGGTCTGGTTAGTGGCAACTGCAAGTTACCAAACATATTTAAGGTGTCAAATGAGACAACCTCCACTTGAGGTTCAATGGGCACTTCAAGCTGTTTCTGTTCCTACAGGTGGACTTAGTTTAAGCCTCCATGCTTCCAG TTGCCATGATACAAAAATGGTGTTCAGTGAGATGGAAAAGAAGCAATTTGAGCATGAGAGACTTACATGTTGTGCTGAATGTAGTTCAAATTACGAGAAAGATGTACAGTCGTTTAAATCTAGTGGTGGCTTGCCACCATGGATGCATGTTCATGGTAGTAACAACAGTGACAGCCAAAAG gatgaaatggttgaattgagGAGAAAATGGAACACATTATGTCACAGTTTACATAGAGGTAGATTGAACCAGAGCCAGTTGAGGTCCACCATGTACTACAACAACCAAGGCTATCCTTATGGTTCATCGTTCCCTTGGTGGCCTAGTCAAAGCAGTGGCTTAACCGATTCGGCTTCGATATCTTTCATCGATTCGAAGCCAAATTCGGTGCCGAGATTCAGAAGGCAAAACTCATGCACCATTGAGCTCAATTTTGGTAATGTATCACCAAACTTGGATTCATTTAAAAACACTGAGGATAAAGAGGTGAAGGTCACACTTGCTCTTGGTAGTGATTCTCCAAGGACAAGTACTGGATTGTGTGAGCTTTTGCAAGGCAACCTGCCATGGCAATCTGAGATTATAAGTTCGATAGCTGAAGCATTGATGGGTTCAAAAAAAGAGACTTGGTTATTAATTGAAGGGGATGACATGATTGGCAAAAGAAGATTAGCACGTGTTGTTGCAGAATATGTGTTGGGGTCACCTGATTTGCTGCTGTACATGGACATGAAACACAACAATGACACAACTCGATGTAATGAGAGGCTTAAGAGAGCATTTAGCAGGGATGAAAAGGTTGTGGTTATGGTGGAAAATGTTGACTTGGCTGATACACAGTGTTTAAAACTCCTAGCTGATAGATTTGAAGGTGGAGATGGTGGTGGTAGTAGCAGATCAATAATCATTTTAACCAAGTCCATATCTTCTAGCTTTGAGGAACATTATGCCAAAAAGGACAACATTGTCATCGAGATGAAGCTCAACATCAAcggctctgataccaacaagAGAAAACACGAATGGGGCGGTTCAAACAAGACCAAAACACCAAGAACCGAACCAAGTTCCCACATCCTTGACCTCAACATGAAAGCAgctgatgatgatgaagaagaagaagctaatGAAAGTGGTGAAGTTAGTGACTTGACGGCTGATCTCCATGTCGGGTTTCTAGAACTGATCCAAAAACGCTACATTCTCAACCAAACCGAAAGCCAACACAAGGAGATGAAAGAAGCTTTCATGGCCAAGTTCAAAAGGGTGGTAGAGGAGATATTTGGGGGTGAAAATAAGGTTAGTTTTAGTATTGAAGAGCGGGTACTGGAGGGGGTTTTAGTTGGTTCAAGTTATTTTGTGAATAGCTTATTTGAGAAATGGCTAAAAGACATTTTTCAAACAGGCttacaaaatgttaaaaaaaatggaggGGGAGGGGGTATAGATGAAATTAGATTAAGTTATGGGGGTATACTTGAAAAAGCAATGGAAAATGGATATATGGGGAGTTGCCTTCCCAAAAACATCCAAGTTTAG